TGACGATGATCTGGCTGGAGAGATTGGGCAGGATTTCGGTGCGCAGGATCTGCCAGCGCGTGGCGCCCATCGCCTTGGCGGCGGCCACGAAATCCTGCGACTTCAGCCGCTGCGTCGCCGAGCGCGTGACCACGAGGAAATAGGTCCAGTGCAGCACCCCGATTATGCCGATCACCACCCAGACCGACGGGCCGATGATGAACACCAGCGCCATGGCTAGCAGCAGGCCGGGCAAAGCGAGCTGGGCCGTCAGCAGGAAACTGACCGAATGGTCGACCCAGCCGCCGAAATAGCCGGCGCAGACGCCCAGCGTGACGCCGATCATCATGCCGATCAGCGCGGCGCCGAAGCCGATGGTCAGCGATACCCGCGCGCCATAGATGAGCCGGCTGAGATAGTCGCGGCCCACCTGGTCGGTGCCCAGCAGATAATCCCAGTTGCCGCCTTCGGCCCAGACGGGCGGCAGCAGCCGGTGGGGCAGGGATTGCGCGAAGGGATCGTGCGGCGCCAGCCACGGGGCCAGCAGGGCAACGAGAATGAGCGCGCCGACGATGACCACGCCGGCAATGAAGCCCTTGTGTTCAAAGGCCCGGCGCAGCATCAGCGCGCGCGGCGTGGGGGTTTTCGCTTCCGAGGCGGCGGGCAGGTCGGCTTGTGAGGAGATGGTCATGTGATGCGGATCCTCGGATCGAGCGCTGCATTGAGCAGGTCGGCCAGCAGATTCATGAGCACGAAGATGAGGGCGAAGATGAAGATCAGCATCTGCACCGTCGGGATGTCGGAGCCCAGGATCGACTGCAGCGCCAGCCGGCCCAGGCCATTGATGGCGAAGACGCTTTCGGTGATCACCGAGCCGCCGAATTTCTGGCCGAGCTGCACGGCCAATACGCTCACCACAGGCAGCAGCGCATTGCGCATGGCGTGGCGCCGGAGCAGGGCAAAGCCGCGATAGCCCTTGGAGCGGGCGGTGCGGATATAGTCGGATTCCATGACCTCGATCAGCCCGGTGCGGGTCAGCCGCATCACGGCAGGGACCGAACTGGCCCCCAGCACGAAGGCCGGCATGACGAAATGCTGCCAGGAGCTGTCGCCCGAAATCGGCAGGATGGGGATCATGACCCCGAGCAGGATGATCAGCATCAGGCCCAGCCAGAAACTGGGAATGGCCTGGGCCGAAACGGCGAAGGTGAGGGCCAGGCGGTCGGCCCAGGAATTGGGCCGCAGCGCGGCAATGGCCCCCAGCGGAATGGCGATGACGATGGTGACCATGAGCGCCGACAGGGCCAGGGCTATGGTCACCGGCGCCCGCTCGAGCACCAGCGAGGCCACATCCTTGTTCCAGTAATAGCTCTCGCCGAAATCGCCGCGGGCGACACCGCCCAGCCATTCGAAATAGCGGACGAAGACCGGCCGGTCGAAGCCATAGGTCTGCCGGATCTGCTCGACGATCTCGGGGGTGGCATCCTCACCGGCCAGGGCCGAGGCCGGGTCCGTCGCATAGTTGAGCAACATGAACGTGGCGAAGGAGACGACAAGCGCCACGGCAAGCGCCAGCGCTGCCCGCTGCAGGATGTATTTGAGCATAGCATCAATCCTTGTTCGAGCCGGCACCAGGCCGGCTCGATGTTTGGAACTCGCCTATTTCCAGCTTGCCGAATAGAGGCGGGGCAGACCATCCGCATTGAGCGGGAAGTTCAGTTCCGAATTGACCAGATAGTTGACCGAATAGGTCACCAGCGGAACCCAATAGGCTTCATCGGCGATGATGGTCAGGGCCTCGGTATAGAGGCGGCGGCGCTCGTCCTGGTCGCTGGTGGCTTCGGCGGCAAGCACCAGCTCGGTGAGCTTTTCGTCGCCCGACAGGTTGCGGTCGGTCGTGGCGTTGAAGTGGATATTGGCGATCAGCGCCGTATCGGCCGTGCCCCCCGAGCCCCAGGTGCCGATATAGGCCGGGATTTCCTGGTTGGCACGGGCCTGATCGAGCGAGGCCAGCTGCACATAGCGCAGGTTGACGTCGATGCCGATCTTTTCGAGATCGGCGGCCACCGCCTCGGCCATGGGCCGTTCGCGATAGGCCCACAGATCGAGCGGGAAGCCATCGGGATAGCCGGCCTCGGCCAGCATTTGGCGACCGAGTTCGGGATCGTACGGATAATCCTGGATGCTGGTGTCGCAGCCGAACTGTGCCGGATGGCACGGCGTATGGATGGGCTCGGCCGTTCCGCCGACCAGATACTGGGCGATGTCGGCCTTGTTGACCGCATGGTTCATCGCCTGGCGCACCTGGCGGTTGGTCAGCGGGCCATCCGGATCGGTATAGCCGGCGGCATCGAGCACGATGAAGGATACGCGCAGGTCGGGGCCGGAGAGGTGCTCGACCATGGGCAGGCCCTGGACGCTCTGGGCCACGTCCAGCGGCACATTGTACATCCAGTCGATGCCGCCGCTCATCAGCTCGGCCTGCTGGGTTCCGATATCGGGAATGGTGCGGATGACGATGTTTTCTATCGGCACGTCGCCCTTGGGGCTGTTGGAGTAGTAGCCGTCATAACGCTCCAGCACGAGTTCCTGGCCCGGCTTGAAGCTGGCCACGCGATAGGGGCCGAGGCCGACCGGCTCCAAAGCGGCGGCGTTGCGCACGACCTTGCCGTCCACGTGATAGGTGTTTTCCGGCCGGATGCTGACGCGCGTGGCAAGGTCGCGGATGGCCAGCGGGTAATCGTTGAGCAGGTGGAAGCGGACGGTGTAATCGTCCACCACTTCCGCCGATTTGAGCCATGTGGCATGGCCCGGCCCGGGATGGCTCTCGCTTTCCGGATCGATGATCCAGTTATAGGTATAGGCCACGTCGCGGGCGGTCAGCTTCTGGCCATTGTGGAAGGTGACGTCGTCGCGCAGCTTCACCTCGATGGTGAGCGGATCGATATATTCGTATCCGGTCGCGACGGCCGGTTCGAAGGCGTTGGTCTCGGGATTGATCTCGAAGAGGTTCTCGTCGATCAGGTCCGCGATGATGATGTATTCGCGCTTGGTCGTGTAGTTGTAGTCGAGTTCGAGGATTTCCTCCACGAAGGCGACGCGCAGCGTATCATCCGACTTGCCGGCAAGCGCCGGGTTGACGACAGCCGTGCCCAGCAGGGCCGCAAGCGTGATGGCTTTCAAGAAATGCATTGGTTCCTCCCTAACACTTCGGCGTAGCCTTCCCAAATTTCCGTCTGTTCCAAAAGTCGAAACATTGGAGCTATAGATGCGAAATTTCGCAGAGTCGCAGCTGTCGCGAACGGGAAGGGAGACGCGGCGCCATAGCCCGTCTCGGGACGAGCGGGGCAGGGCAATGATGTTGGGACTCTGCCGGCCTGGCAACCGCCTGGCCCACATTTAATGGGGCCGGATGCGCCTCAGCGGCGGGCTTTGCCGGTCGCCGGAACCCGGCTGGCAGACGGGCGGTCGGGGTAGGGCGATGACGCGGCTTTTTCTGCGAGAGCTCGGCGGCGCCATTCGTTGAGCAGCCGGACCAGTTCCTGCCGGCTGAGCCTGGGATTGCCATAGAGGTCTGGCAGGACCTGGGGAGCCTGCGGCTTGCCCTGTTTGTCGACGGCGCCCGGATTTTCATACAGCACCTGTTCGACCCGGCCGCCATATCGGAAGGGCAGGAGAGACCGCTTCATCAGGGCGAACTCGCTCACCTCCTGCCAGGACAGGCGGATGCGGTGGAAGACATGGCCGATTTCGAAGCCCTCGGCATGGAGCTTCAGGCTCGCCGCATCCGGGAATACCAGCATCAGGATGGCCCGCATGGCCAGCATGCCCCAGAACAGCAGCGAGATGATCACCAGCATCATGTCTTTCCCGCCCGACATGTAGCCGCGGACCCGCGCATAGTCAGAGGATAGCAGCCAGATCATCAGGGCCAGGGCACCGAGATAGACGGCCAGCATGATCAGGATCCGCCGGCGGTTGAAATGGAGCAGCACCGGCCCGGGAAACCGGGCGAGGATGGCTTCGGCCTCACGCTTCGACGATGTGGACACGCCGGTCCCCCTTTTCACGCGCAGCGAAGGCCAGCCGCTGGTATGCGGCCAGCCGGGTGCCGTGTGACAGCGTCAGGATAGGGCAGGCGTGGATGTTGCGCTTGGACTGGGGCGAAGCCCGGTCTGTCTTCCGGCGAAATGGTGCCGTCAGTGGCGCGCGGCGTGAATTGTCCTGGCCCGCACATCCGAGGGGGTTTCGCCGAAGGTGCGCCGGAACACGCGGTTGAAGTAGGACAGGTCGCCGAAGCCGGCATCGAGCGCGATCGTGCTGATCGAGCGGCCAAGGGCGGCGGGGTCGCACAGGGTGCGCATGGTCCAGGCCAGCCGTTCGCGCAGTACGAATTCCGAGAAGGTCGTGCCCTCGCTTTCAAAGAGCATCTGCACATAGCGGGTGGTCACACCCTGCTGGGTGGCGACCTGCTGCACCGACAGGCGGTGATCGCCGAGATTGGCCAGGACGTGCTGGCGGATCGTATTGAGGCGGGCGGCCTGGACGCCACGGCCGCGCACGATCTCGGCAACGTCGCGGCCGGGGCCCATGGCCACCGCGACCAGATCGTAGATGTGGCTGACAATGGCATGTTCGGCCTGCGCCGACAGCGGTTCGTCGGTGTACCGCAGCAGGTCGAGATAGCCGCGCAGCAATTGCAGCACGCCACGATCTGCCGGCAGCATGCGCATCTGGAAGTCGCCGGCATTGGAGACGAGATGGGCGAGCCGGGCGTAATCGAGCCGCAGCGTGACATGGCGGCAGGCCGATGCGCATTCGGCGGCCAGCGCCTGCTCGGTCGAGACGATCAGGGCCGAACCGGGCGTGATGTCGTCTTCGCCGGCCCGATGCCTGACATGCAGGTCATTGTCGAACAGGCTCATCATGAATGTGTCGCTGCCGCCGTAGCGCGTCGGGTCGATCTCCATCCGATGCGGCGAATTATGGCCCCACATCACATTGAGGCCGGGCATGGCCCGCAATTCGGCATCAACCACCGGGGCCTCGGTGAGGGGGATGAGCTCCATGTTGCAGATGCCGCGCCCGAACACCTCGCGCAAAACCGTGTTGCGCTCGATCTCCGGCAGGTTGGCGCTGGAAAACCGCATCAGGGGCGATGGCCCCGACCGCTCGATATCCATGATAACTCCCACGCTATTCGAATGTGATCCGGATCGCCGCAGTCGTTGGTCGGGGCGGAGGATAGCATCGGTGGCGGCGCTGGTCACGCGTCCCGATAGAGGGGCGGGTAGGGGATGAAGGAGTGTCAGTCGGGCGCTTGGCACAGGCCGCTGCTATAGCCGGTGGACAGCACGCCGTCATACCAGCCTTGATCGGACCGGACGGCGGGGTAGCCGCCATTCTCCCAGGTTCTGGATATGGTGACGGCGCCCGCGCTGAGGCCGGCAAATTCGTAGCTGAAACGAAGGACTGGCTCCAGAATTTCGAGCCGGGCCGGCACGGTCTGGTCGGTAGATGTCATGGTCGCGGCGCCGGTGGCGGTATCCGTGACGGCGAAGCTGATGGGCACTGGGGTCTGCACGAAGGTCTCGGGCGCAATGATTTCGCCCGAGACCAACTGTCCCCCGACATAAGGCTTGAACAGGCAATCGAGGCGCGCCGGCACAGTGTCGTCGGCCGCCGTGGCGATGGGCAGGAGCATCACCGCACCCCACAGGGCCGCGCGCATCATTGCCATCCGATCAGAATGCGCAGCCGAATGCGGCGACGGCCGTCTTCATCTGCTCGGCGGAGGTGACGCAGGCCGCCTCCAGCGTCGGCTTGGTCTGCGGATTGGCGGCGAGCGAAATCCAGCCTGACCGCAACTGCTCGATCTGCCCCTTGAAGGCGTCCTGCTGGGCAGCGGGAATCTTGTCGGTCACACACATCTCGTACTTGGTCAGGAAGTCGTCGCAGGCGGCAATGCCGATCGGCTCGGCGGCAAGGGCGGCGGTGGCAAGGGCGCACGGCAATACGAAAGTCAGGGCGAAACGAAGCATCGGGAATTCCTTGGGTTTTCAAGTGACCTGATCATTGTACCGACCGGCTTCGGCCGGGGCTTGGACTGGAGCGAAACCCGGCATGTCCCGATGCGAAATGCGGCGCGGCGGCCCGGCTTCGCATCAGGCCAAAGCCCGCTTCGCTGCAGGCCAAGCCACAATGGAAGCCGCTGTCTATGGTGGCGCGGACCGGGCTTGCCCGGGTGGAGGTTTCACTGTTGATGCACCGCTTTTTCGCCGCCTATATCGCGCTGACGATCCTGTGCGCTGCCCCGGTCGCGGCCGCTCCGGCGGTGCTGTCGCTCGAACAGGAGCAGGGGCTGGAGACGGGCGATTCCTTCAGCGAATGCGAGGGCTGCCCCGAAATGGTGGTCGTGCCGGCGGGCACGTTTGTGATGGGTTCGGAGGCGAATGTATTCGCCCAACCGCTCCATGACGTTCGCATCGCGGCGCGTTTCGCGGTGTCCAGCACTGAGGTCAGCGTCGCGCAATACGAGGCCTTCATCGAGGCAACCGGGCATTCCTCCGAGCCGGGATGCTCCGTCGTGGAGGACGTGTACAACGGCTATATAGAGCGGCGCGAAGAGCTTTCCTGGCGCGATCCGGGTTTTCCGCAAACCCCGGCGCACCCTGTCACCTGCGTGACCTGGAATGATGCAGAGGCCTATGTGGCCTGGCTCGCCCAGGTGACGGGCAAACCCTATCGCCTGCTCACCGAGGCGGAGTGGGAATATGCGGCGCGCGGTGGTACGACGACGCCCTATGCTTTCGGCGCCGATACCAGCGATATCTGCCTTTATGGCAATGGCGCCGACAA
This sequence is a window from Devosia ginsengisoli. Protein-coding genes within it:
- a CDS encoding formylglycine-generating enzyme family protein, translating into MHRFFAAYIALTILCAAPVAAAPAVLSLEQEQGLETGDSFSECEGCPEMVVVPAGTFVMGSEANVFAQPLHDVRIAARFAVSSTEVSVAQYEAFIEATGHSSEPGCSVVEDVYNGYIERREELSWRDPGFPQTPAHPVTCVTWNDAEAYVAWLAQVTGKPYRLLTEAEWEYAARGGTTTPYAFGADTSDICLYGNGADKTMQYSAERPDVITDIHDFACSDGYVFTAPVGSFAANPFGLYDMQGNVYEWLVDCSAMLATGRGYQDAPADGSAWMLDDCRSHAMRGGGWASAARELQVADRAEGALPMDDTGIRVARDLLPYREGPQ
- a CDS encoding ABC transporter substrate-binding protein, with product MHFLKAITLAALLGTAVVNPALAGKSDDTLRVAFVEEILELDYNYTTKREYIIIADLIDENLFEINPETNAFEPAVATGYEYIDPLTIEVKLRDDVTFHNGQKLTARDVAYTYNWIIDPESESHPGPGHATWLKSAEVVDDYTVRFHLLNDYPLAIRDLATRVSIRPENTYHVDGKVVRNAAALEPVGLGPYRVASFKPGQELVLERYDGYYSNSPKGDVPIENIVIRTIPDIGTQQAELMSGGIDWMYNVPLDVAQSVQGLPMVEHLSGPDLRVSFIVLDAAGYTDPDGPLTNRQVRQAMNHAVNKADIAQYLVGGTAEPIHTPCHPAQFGCDTSIQDYPYDPELGRQMLAEAGYPDGFPLDLWAYRERPMAEAVAADLEKIGIDVNLRYVQLASLDQARANQEIPAYIGTWGSGGTADTALIANIHFNATTDRNLSGDEKLTELVLAAEATSDQDERRRLYTEALTIIADEAYWVPLVTYSVNYLVNSELNFPLNADGLPRLYSASWK
- a CDS encoding ABC transporter permease yields the protein MLKYILQRAALALAVALVVSFATFMLLNYATDPASALAGEDATPEIVEQIRQTYGFDRPVFVRYFEWLGGVARGDFGESYYWNKDVASLVLERAPVTIALALSALMVTIVIAIPLGAIAALRPNSWADRLALTFAVSAQAIPSFWLGLMLIILLGVMIPILPISGDSSWQHFVMPAFVLGASSVPAVMRLTRTGLIEVMESDYIRTARSKGYRGFALLRRHAMRNALLPVVSVLAVQLGQKFGGSVITESVFAINGLGRLALQSILGSDIPTVQMLIFIFALIFVLMNLLADLLNAALDPRIRIT
- a CDS encoding ABC transporter permease, whose translation is MTISSQADLPAASEAKTPTPRALMLRRAFEHKGFIAGVVIVGALILVALLAPWLAPHDPFAQSLPHRLLPPVWAEGGNWDYLLGTDQVGRDYLSRLIYGARVSLTIGFGAALIGMMIGVTLGVCAGYFGGWVDHSVSFLLTAQLALPGLLLAMALVFIIGPSVWVVIGIIGVLHWTYFLVVTRSATQRLKSQDFVAAAKAMGATRWQILRTEILPNLSSQIIVIFTFELGISILAESSLSFLGVGIQPPTPSWGLMIAEGKQALFYRPWLVILPGVSLFLLVIGANLLGDGLRDITSPQGRN
- a CDS encoding helix-turn-helix transcriptional regulator — its product is MDIERSGPSPLMRFSSANLPEIERNTVLREVFGRGICNMELIPLTEAPVVDAELRAMPGLNVMWGHNSPHRMEIDPTRYGGSDTFMMSLFDNDLHVRHRAGEDDITPGSALIVSTEQALAAECASACRHVTLRLDYARLAHLVSNAGDFQMRMLPADRGVLQLLRGYLDLLRYTDEPLSAQAEHAIVSHIYDLVAVAMGPGRDVAEIVRGRGVQAARLNTIRQHVLANLGDHRLSVQQVATQQGVTTRYVQMLFESEGTTFSEFVLRERLAWTMRTLCDPAALGRSISTIALDAGFGDLSYFNRVFRRTFGETPSDVRARTIHAARH